One genomic window of Chloroflexota bacterium includes the following:
- a CDS encoding beta-galactosidase trimerization domain-containing protein has protein sequence MRWAQLTLVENDPVQYDVKFWLDFFKQAHCDAACLSAGGCVAYYPTQIPLHYRSPFLGDRDAFGELYEGCRSLGMTVIARTDPHAVHDDVFQAHPEWIMVGVDGKPVRHWADPDLWVTCALGPYNFEFMTEVTREIVSMYPVDGIFSNRWSGHGICYCEHCQRNFRDASGRHLPRRTDPASGLDLPQDEGMPAYLKWRENRLFELWDVWDQAVRAVVPHARYIPNSGGAHQILDMKRVGEKSEILFADRQARRGLTPAWANGRNGKEFRATLGNKPIGGIFSMGVEEKYRWKDSVQNPAEIQLFVADGVANGLRPWFTKFSGIIYDPRWLQPVIDMYSRYHDWEPYLRNEAPLARVGLLYSQQTWFNYGGTDANQKVEPHTLGWYHALVEARIPFEMVHDGLLDEAHTGQFKTLILPNIAALSDAQCQQLREFVERGGGLVATHESSLYDENGAIRADFGLADLFGASYAGGIEGPLQNSYLAIRSDPLTRVFHPLLEGLHDAGRIINGTHRVKVETTQPHGPAPLSLIESYPDLPMEMVWPRVPDSDIPQAYVRQIGAGRVVYFPWDLDRAFWEVLCVDHGRLLANAVRWATNEPQPATVTGPGILDVTVWRQKDSLTVHLVNLTNPMLMKGPIRELIPIAEQLVEVRIPEGQTVENVRLLRAGTTPEVTHARDAIAVRVPSILDHEVVAVDLRPVAAHT, from the coding sequence ATGCGCTGGGCGCAGTTGACCCTGGTCGAGAACGACCCTGTCCAGTACGACGTGAAGTTCTGGCTGGACTTCTTCAAGCAGGCCCACTGCGACGCGGCCTGCCTGAGCGCCGGCGGCTGCGTCGCCTACTACCCGACGCAGATCCCGCTGCACTACCGCAGCCCGTTCCTGGGTGACCGCGACGCCTTCGGCGAGTTGTACGAGGGCTGCCGCAGCCTCGGGATGACCGTCATCGCGCGGACCGACCCGCACGCCGTCCACGACGATGTCTTCCAGGCCCATCCTGAGTGGATCATGGTCGGGGTGGACGGCAAGCCGGTGCGCCACTGGGCTGACCCCGACCTGTGGGTCACCTGCGCGCTCGGGCCGTACAACTTCGAGTTCATGACTGAGGTCACCCGCGAGATCGTCAGCATGTACCCGGTCGACGGCATCTTCTCGAACCGCTGGTCCGGTCACGGCATCTGCTACTGCGAGCATTGCCAGCGGAACTTCCGGGATGCGTCAGGACGCCACCTGCCGCGCCGGACCGATCCCGCGAGCGGCCTGGATCTCCCGCAAGACGAAGGGATGCCAGCCTACCTCAAGTGGCGGGAGAACCGCCTGTTTGAGCTGTGGGACGTCTGGGACCAGGCGGTCCGGGCGGTCGTGCCGCACGCGCGGTACATCCCCAACTCGGGCGGCGCGCACCAGATCCTCGACATGAAGCGGGTCGGCGAGAAGTCGGAGATCCTCTTCGCGGACCGGCAGGCGCGGCGGGGGCTCACCCCGGCCTGGGCCAACGGGCGCAACGGCAAGGAGTTCCGGGCGACGCTGGGGAACAAGCCCATCGGCGGTATCTTCAGCATGGGCGTCGAGGAGAAGTACCGCTGGAAGGACTCGGTCCAGAATCCCGCCGAGATCCAGTTGTTCGTCGCGGACGGCGTGGCGAACGGTCTGCGGCCCTGGTTCACCAAGTTCAGCGGCATCATCTACGATCCGCGCTGGCTCCAGCCGGTCATCGACATGTACTCCCGCTACCACGACTGGGAGCCGTATCTCCGAAACGAGGCCCCGCTGGCGCGCGTCGGCCTGCTGTACTCGCAGCAGACGTGGTTCAACTACGGCGGGACAGACGCCAATCAGAAGGTCGAGCCGCACACGCTCGGTTGGTATCACGCGCTGGTCGAGGCGCGAATCCCGTTCGAGATGGTCCACGACGGGCTGCTGGACGAGGCGCACACGGGTCAGTTTAAGACGCTGATCCTGCCGAACATCGCCGCGTTGTCCGACGCCCAGTGCCAGCAGTTGCGCGAGTTCGTGGAGCGGGGCGGCGGCCTCGTCGCCACGCATGAGTCGTCGCTCTACGACGAGAACGGCGCGATCCGCGCGGACTTCGGGCTGGCCGACCTGTTCGGCGCGTCGTACGCTGGCGGCATCGAGGGGCCGCTGCAGAACTCGTATCTGGCGATCCGCTCCGACCCGCTCACGCGCGTGTTCCATCCGCTGCTGGAGGGCCTGCACGATGCCGGGCGGATCATCAACGGCACGCATCGCGTCAAGGTCGAGACGACCCAGCCGCACGGGCCGGCGCCGCTCAGCCTGATCGAGTCCTACCCCGACCTGCCGATGGAGATGGTCTGGCCGCGCGTGCCGGACAGCGACATCCCGCAGGCGTACGTGCGGCAGATCGGCGCGGGGCGGGTGGTCTACTTCCCGTGGGACCTCGACCGGGCCTTCTGGGAAGTGCTCTGCGTCGATCATGGACGGCTGCTGGCGAACGCCGTGCGCTGGGCCACCAACGAGCCGCAGCCAGCCACCGTGACCGGACCCGGCATCCTGGACGTGACGGTCTGGAGGCAGAAGGATTCGCTGACGGTTCACCTGGTGAACCTGACCAACCCGATGCTCATGAAGGGGCCGATCCGCGAGCTGATCCCGATCGCCGAGCAGCTCGTCGAGGTCCGCATCCCGGAGGGGCAGACGGTCGAGAACGTCCGCCTGCTGCGGGCCGGCACGACGCCCGAGGTCACGCACGCCCGCGACGCGATCGCCGTCCGCGTGCCCTCGATCCTCGACCATGAAGTCGTTGCCGTTGACTTGCGCCCGGTGGCGGCCCACACTTGA
- a CDS encoding beta-galactosidase: MPNTNLPAFPYGAVYFRKSNPPRDDWDRDYRTASEDGMNIFRHWFLWSAIEIAPGQYDWEEYDEQLDLAALNGIKTIIAEFIFAAPEWAFVEYAHARFIDEKGLPLNSQMGGSSATGGYRGLCLDNDDWRAYAEGFLRTLAARYKGHRGLGGYDIWNESNNNPNFCYCPATLRVFQGWLKAKYGDLKTLGRAWGRHSFATWENVTPPRAHGPYADTLDWIEFRGDRAHELMRWRRDVIRGVDPDCAMTAHGLATTLSAMPASSADDWRAAAEVESYGVTWGSSRHGDEPWKQMQAFDLIRAASRGKPFWHAEAYGGPLWLAAQVRGKPRNEGRIASTDDIRYWSFVSFMAGATGLMYLRWRPLLNGVLFGAFGPYGMDGSRTERSEMVRQVGAWATAAEQARLWESRPVQGDIGIVYVPEAERFTFAQTHGTGGVTPGVWTTPTAYTHAMQGAYRAFWTSNIQADWVHIDDIDQYRRLYLPMPIMLNRQTAARLRDWVAAGGTLISEGCPAYWGDLGWVGAEQPNLGLDELFGAKESYVEFTPDLLADLRLTVRGESISGGVFLQAYTPSSGVAVGHYEDGQVAAVEHTFGNGKTLLLGTMAGAGFFAHADDAGSARFFAGLLGGQQAVTSSDARIKARLHAGSGGLYLWVANPTREPVSVSLSIRDSVGEFASARTLWGAAAAVDGRAVSLTAPARDVTVLELTS, encoded by the coding sequence GTGCCGAATACGAATCTGCCTGCATTTCCCTACGGGGCGGTCTACTTCCGCAAGTCGAACCCGCCGCGCGACGATTGGGATCGCGACTACCGGACGGCCAGCGAAGATGGCATGAACATCTTCCGCCACTGGTTCCTGTGGTCCGCCATCGAGATCGCGCCCGGCCAGTACGACTGGGAAGAGTACGACGAGCAGCTTGACCTGGCCGCCCTCAACGGCATCAAGACGATCATCGCGGAGTTCATTTTCGCCGCGCCGGAGTGGGCGTTCGTCGAATACGCCCACGCCCGGTTCATCGACGAGAAGGGGCTGCCGCTCAACAGCCAGATGGGCGGCTCGTCCGCAACGGGCGGCTATCGCGGCCTCTGCCTCGACAACGACGACTGGCGCGCCTACGCCGAGGGCTTCCTGCGGACCCTGGCCGCCCGCTACAAGGGGCACCGAGGGCTCGGCGGCTACGACATCTGGAACGAGTCCAACAACAACCCGAACTTCTGCTACTGCCCGGCCACCCTACGAGTGTTCCAGGGGTGGCTCAAGGCCAAGTACGGCGACCTGAAGACGCTCGGGCGGGCCTGGGGCCGGCACAGCTTCGCGACCTGGGAGAACGTCACCCCGCCCCGCGCCCACGGGCCGTATGCGGACACGCTCGACTGGATCGAGTTTCGCGGGGACCGTGCCCACGAGTTGATGCGCTGGCGGCGCGATGTCATCCGCGGCGTCGATCCTGACTGCGCCATGACCGCCCACGGGCTGGCGACGACCCTCAGCGCGATGCCCGCCAGCTCGGCGGACGACTGGCGGGCCGCCGCCGAGGTCGAGAGCTACGGCGTGACCTGGGGCTCGTCGCGGCACGGCGACGAGCCGTGGAAGCAGATGCAGGCGTTCGACCTGATCCGCGCGGCCTCGCGCGGCAAGCCGTTCTGGCACGCCGAGGCGTACGGCGGGCCGCTCTGGCTGGCGGCCCAGGTGCGCGGGAAGCCGCGCAACGAGGGCCGCATCGCCTCGACGGACGACATCCGCTATTGGAGCTTCGTCAGCTTCATGGCCGGCGCCACCGGCCTGATGTACCTGCGCTGGCGGCCGCTGCTCAACGGCGTGCTCTTCGGCGCGTTCGGCCCGTACGGCATGGACGGCTCGCGGACCGAGCGCTCGGAGATGGTGCGGCAGGTCGGGGCCTGGGCGACGGCAGCCGAACAGGCCCGGCTCTGGGAGTCGCGGCCGGTCCAGGGCGACATCGGCATCGTCTACGTGCCCGAGGCCGAGCGGTTCACGTTCGCGCAGACCCACGGCACCGGCGGCGTGACGCCGGGCGTCTGGACGACGCCCACGGCCTACACCCACGCCATGCAGGGGGCCTACCGCGCGTTCTGGACGAGCAACATTCAGGCGGACTGGGTCCACATCGACGATATCGACCAGTACCGCCGGCTCTACCTGCCGATGCCGATCATGCTGAACAGGCAGACGGCGGCGCGCCTGCGTGACTGGGTGGCCGCCGGCGGCACGCTCATCTCGGAGGGGTGCCCGGCCTACTGGGGCGATCTCGGCTGGGTGGGCGCCGAGCAGCCGAACCTCGGGCTGGACGAGCTGTTCGGCGCGAAGGAGAGCTACGTCGAGTTCACGCCCGACCTGCTCGCCGACCTGCGCCTGACCGTCCGTGGCGAGTCGATCAGTGGAGGCGTCTTCCTCCAGGCCTACACCCCCAGCAGCGGTGTGGCCGTCGGCCACTACGAGGACGGGCAGGTCGCAGCCGTCGAGCACACCTTCGGCAACGGGAAGACACTGCTGCTCGGGACGATGGCCGGCGCCGGCTTCTTCGCGCACGCCGACGACGCCGGCAGCGCCCGCTTCTTCGCGGGCCTGCTCGGCGGGCAGCAGGCGGTGACCAGCAGCGATGCGCGCATCAAGGCGCGCCTCCACGCAGGCTCGGGCGGCCTCTACCTCTGGGTGGCCAACCCGACCCGCGAGCCGGTCTCGGTCTCCCTCTCGATCCGCGACAGCGTGGGCGAGTTCGCGTCGGCGCGCACCCTGTGGGGAGCGGCGGCAGCCGTTGACGGACGCGCCGTCAGCCTGACCGCGCCGGCCCGCGATGTGACCGTCCTGGAGCTAACCTCATGA
- a CDS encoding ABC transporter substrate-binding protein, translating to MLTACGEQASTPPTPKPAAPPAAAPTTAAASSGGGAPAQPTAAPAAAAQPTAAPAAAKPTTASAPAATPSKFSESPMLADLVKAGKLPAVDQRLPASPLVVKPLEGAGKYGGEWRTGTIERNGNDLIRNIGYEQLMRYTPGYDAVIPNVAESVKASEDGKEYTFTLRKGLKWSDGTPFTSDDVLFWYEDVLMNKEITPAPPRPAFVVTKVDETTFKWAFEAPNGLFLKDVARTNIERACAHPKKFLSQFHKKYNTTNLDDLVKQNQQNTWADLFNFKREVFNNPDLPTLWPWKLQQGFGTGATSVSAERNPYYFKVDPDGNQLPYIDKYTQTLATDPEVLVLKALNGELDWQEQWINAPKNKSVFFDNQQKGKFHLFELTPTTVNSMNIIFNMNCKDPVIKEIARNKDFRIGLSYAYDRQEVIDVVFLQQGKAAQTAPRPESKYYHDKLATQYLEYDLKKANEHLDKAYPNKDSSGFRLGPDGKRISIIFDIDSGRTTYIDSLELIKKQWAKVGVEISVKQMDRALWEQRVRMTDFEYHASCHIFGGGSGDAVILDPRYWFPQNTGNSFWAKAWAWYYNNPQSPLAEEPPEPVKQQMKLYDQIRATTDDKKQQDLLKQILDIQADLFPTIGTAFDGNFYGVSVDRLKNTPKSLPSSYDYPTPAPANPATWYFG from the coding sequence ATGTTGACCGCTTGCGGTGAGCAAGCGTCGACCCCACCCACGCCGAAGCCTGCCGCGCCGCCGGCTGCCGCGCCGACCACCGCCGCCGCCAGCTCGGGCGGTGGCGCACCGGCCCAGCCGACTGCCGCGCCTGCCGCGGCCGCTCAGCCGACCGCCGCCCCTGCCGCGGCCAAGCCGACGACGGCCAGCGCACCCGCTGCCACGCCGAGCAAGTTCAGCGAGTCCCCGATGCTGGCCGACCTGGTCAAGGCTGGCAAGCTGCCGGCCGTCGATCAGCGCCTGCCGGCCAGCCCGCTGGTCGTCAAGCCGCTCGAAGGCGCCGGCAAGTACGGCGGCGAGTGGCGGACCGGGACCATCGAGCGCAACGGTAACGACCTGATCCGAAACATCGGGTACGAGCAGCTGATGCGCTACACGCCCGGCTACGACGCCGTCATCCCGAACGTGGCCGAATCCGTCAAGGCCAGCGAGGACGGCAAGGAGTACACCTTCACGCTTCGCAAGGGCCTGAAGTGGTCAGACGGCACCCCGTTCACCTCGGACGACGTCCTCTTCTGGTACGAGGACGTGCTGATGAACAAGGAGATCACGCCGGCCCCGCCCAGGCCGGCGTTCGTGGTCACCAAGGTTGACGAGACCACCTTCAAGTGGGCGTTTGAAGCGCCGAACGGCCTCTTCCTCAAGGATGTGGCCCGCACCAACATCGAGCGCGCCTGCGCCCATCCGAAGAAGTTCCTGTCCCAGTTCCACAAGAAGTACAACACGACGAACCTTGACGACCTCGTCAAGCAGAACCAGCAGAACACCTGGGCGGACCTCTTCAACTTCAAGCGCGAGGTCTTCAACAACCCGGACCTGCCGACCCTCTGGCCGTGGAAGCTCCAGCAGGGCTTCGGGACGGGTGCGACCTCCGTCAGCGCCGAGCGCAACCCGTACTACTTCAAGGTCGATCCCGACGGGAATCAGCTTCCGTACATCGACAAGTACACCCAGACCCTCGCCACCGATCCCGAGGTGCTGGTGCTCAAGGCGCTGAACGGCGAGCTTGACTGGCAGGAGCAGTGGATCAACGCCCCGAAGAACAAGTCGGTGTTCTTCGACAACCAGCAGAAGGGCAAGTTCCACCTCTTCGAGCTGACCCCGACCACCGTCAACTCGATGAACATCATCTTCAACATGAACTGCAAGGATCCGGTCATCAAGGAGATCGCCCGGAACAAGGACTTCCGCATCGGGCTGTCGTACGCCTACGACCGTCAGGAAGTCATCGACGTGGTCTTCTTGCAGCAGGGCAAGGCCGCCCAGACCGCCCCACGTCCCGAGTCCAAGTACTACCACGACAAGCTGGCGACCCAGTACCTCGAGTACGACCTGAAGAAGGCGAACGAGCACCTGGACAAGGCGTACCCGAACAAGGACAGCAGCGGGTTCCGCCTCGGGCCGGACGGCAAGCGCATCTCGATCATCTTCGACATCGACAGCGGCCGAACGACCTACATCGACAGCCTGGAGCTGATCAAGAAGCAGTGGGCGAAGGTCGGCGTCGAGATCAGCGTGAAGCAGATGGACCGTGCGCTCTGGGAGCAGCGCGTCCGCATGACCGACTTCGAGTACCACGCCAGTTGCCACATCTTCGGCGGCGGCTCGGGCGACGCGGTCATCCTCGACCCGCGCTACTGGTTCCCGCAGAACACCGGCAACTCGTTCTGGGCCAAGGCCTGGGCCTGGTACTACAACAACCCCCAGAGCCCGCTCGCCGAGGAGCCGCCGGAGCCAGTCAAGCAGCAGATGAAGCTGTACGACCAGATTCGGGCCACGACCGACGACAAGAAGCAGCAGGATCTCCTGAAGCAGATTCTGGACATCCAGGCGGACCTCTTCCCGACCATCGGGACGGCGTTCGACGGCAACTTCTACGGCGTCAGCGTGGACCGGCTGAAGAACACGCCGAAGTCGCTGCCCAGCTCGTACGACTATCCGACGCCAGCGCCGGCGAACCCCGCGACCTGGTACTTCGGCTGA
- a CDS encoding LacI family DNA-binding transcriptional regulator encodes MITIREVAKRAGVSVSTASRALNDRGEVSKDVRARVQAAASELHYTANPHARALKGATTKTLGILLAETGAYSFNARLLSGVYDAATPQGYSVIVCTAQGSAEAEREAHQMLLEKRVVGVLSNSVQSGAEPLRRFEAAGIPCVLVNRRLEDLDCDSVVVDYRRGDYLATRHLLQLGHRRILCQLAGVDNPPSRVRLPGYREALEEFDVPFDPDLVLYCHDFHETHIRVGAAMAKLDPQPTAVVAYNDESALPVMKALREIGLRVPQDVSVVGQNDFTLAEYVDPPLTSVAHAVRDMARQATELLLEKINWPEEEPWAPRRLAYEPRLVIRESTCPPLSVAAAH; translated from the coding sequence ATGATCACCATTCGCGAAGTCGCAAAACGGGCAGGAGTCTCGGTCAGCACGGCATCACGGGCGCTCAACGATCGCGGTGAGGTCAGCAAGGATGTCCGCGCCCGGGTGCAGGCCGCTGCTTCCGAGCTGCACTACACCGCCAATCCGCACGCCCGCGCGCTCAAGGGCGCGACGACCAAGACGCTGGGCATCCTGCTGGCGGAGACCGGCGCCTACTCATTCAACGCGCGCCTCCTGAGCGGCGTCTACGATGCCGCCACGCCGCAGGGGTACAGCGTCATCGTGTGTACGGCCCAGGGCAGCGCCGAGGCCGAGCGCGAGGCCCACCAGATGCTGCTCGAAAAGCGCGTGGTCGGCGTCCTCTCCAATTCGGTCCAGAGTGGGGCGGAGCCGCTCCGCCGATTCGAGGCGGCCGGCATCCCCTGCGTGCTGGTGAATCGGCGGCTCGAAGATCTCGATTGTGATTCGGTGGTCGTGGACTACCGGCGCGGCGACTACCTCGCGACGCGCCATCTTCTCCAGTTGGGCCATCGTCGCATCCTCTGCCAGCTGGCCGGGGTCGACAATCCGCCCAGTCGGGTGCGCTTGCCGGGCTACCGCGAGGCCCTCGAAGAGTTCGACGTGCCGTTCGATCCGGACCTTGTCCTCTACTGTCACGATTTCCATGAAACGCACATCCGCGTCGGCGCGGCGATGGCGAAGCTCGATCCGCAGCCAACGGCCGTCGTCGCCTACAACGACGAGAGCGCGCTGCCGGTCATGAAGGCGCTGCGCGAGATCGGGCTGCGCGTGCCGCAGGATGTCTCGGTGGTCGGCCAGAACGACTTCACCCTGGCCGAGTACGTCGATCCGCCGCTCACCTCGGTGGCGCACGCCGTCCGCGACATGGCGCGGCAGGCGACCGAGCTGCTGCTGGAGAAGATCAACTGGCCTGAGGAGGAGCCGTGGGCGCCGCGCCGCCTCGCCTACGAGCCGCGACTGGTCATCCGCGAATCGACGTGCCCGCCGCTGAGCGTCGCCGCCGCGCACTGA
- the queC gene encoding 7-cyano-7-deazaguanine synthase QueC, translating to MRGQRGSEGVTTRLGLVLLSGGLDSTTVAAMAVRDGYALSAVTVHYGQAHAREVESARRVAEALGIDQRVVDLTFFKDLAWYSALTHPERFELPAERSVEQMAADIPITYVPLRNTLFVTLGAAFLESEALDAIERRGVEPGQIEARLFIAANALDYSGYPDCRPEFYAAMTETLRLGSKLGTRYGISIQVETPLIAMTKADIVRAGVAARAPLEHTWSCYQGGSQPCGRCDSCLLRQKGFAEAGVADPALGGRRAV from the coding sequence ATGCGGGGCCAGCGAGGGAGCGAAGGCGTGACCACGAGACTGGGACTGGTGCTGCTCTCAGGGGGCCTCGACTCGACGACCGTGGCGGCGATGGCCGTTCGCGACGGGTACGCCCTCTCGGCGGTGACGGTCCACTATGGCCAGGCCCACGCCCGCGAGGTCGAGTCCGCGCGGCGCGTGGCCGAGGCGCTCGGGATCGACCAGCGCGTGGTGGATCTGACGTTCTTCAAGGATCTGGCGTGGTACTCGGCGCTCACCCACCCGGAGCGGTTCGAACTGCCAGCCGAACGCTCCGTGGAGCAGATGGCGGCCGACATCCCCATCACCTACGTGCCGTTGCGGAACACGCTGTTCGTGACGCTGGGGGCGGCGTTCCTCGAAAGCGAGGCGCTGGATGCCATCGAGCGGCGCGGGGTCGAGCCGGGCCAGATCGAGGCGCGGCTGTTCATCGCCGCGAACGCGCTCGACTACAGCGGATACCCGGACTGCCGGCCGGAGTTCTATGCGGCGATGACCGAGACGCTGCGCCTGGGGAGCAAGCTGGGAACGCGGTACGGCATCTCGATCCAGGTCGAGACGCCGCTCATTGCGATGACGAAGGCCGATATCGTGCGGGCCGGCGTGGCGGCGCGTGCGCCACTGGAGCACACCTGGAGCTGCTACCAGGGCGGCTCCCAGCCGTGCGGACGCTGCGACTCCTGCCTGCTGCGCCAGAAGGGCTTCGCCGAGGCGGGGGTCGCTGACCCGGCCCTCGGGGGACGGCGCGCCGTCTGA
- the mftG gene encoding mycofactocin system GMC family oxidoreductase MftG, whose amino-acid sequence MKYDHIVLGAGSAGAIVAARLSEDPRRSVLLVEAGPDYPSIEHLPEEVRIGFATGTDIATSAHNWQFKGRGTPAATAINIPRGKVTGGSSAINGQVFLRGIPEDYNLWSQWGNDEWNYERCFDSFKKLETDLDYGETDIHGGSGPIRVRRFKESEWHPDQKAFRDACVDAGFSYVPDHIDPNSTGVGPIPLNNPDGIRWSTAVGYLMPNQHRLNLTIRHSCMIQRLLFEGNRCVGVEVESGGERFKVYGEEIILSAGAIGSPQILMLSGVGPRDHLAELGIPVVHDLPGVGQNLRDHPMIFVSWKVKPDYKQDPYAPRIQLMLRWTSEGSPLWNDLIMYMSSFASERPERGGDRMVPTGIRVHPTLNLAMSKGELRLQSTDPNVQPILDYRYMEDEFDRRRMREMIRTAARLFEHPSFANIVSRRNEPTDAELADDDLLDAFIARDITTGQHTCGTCKMGPASDPLAVVDQYGKVHGLEGLRVVDASIMPDVPRANTNVTSMMIGEHVADFIRQGK is encoded by the coding sequence ATGAAGTATGACCATATTGTGCTCGGTGCAGGCTCGGCCGGCGCCATCGTCGCCGCGCGGCTGAGCGAAGATCCGCGGCGTTCGGTGCTCCTCGTCGAGGCGGGACCGGACTATCCCAGCATCGAGCACCTGCCGGAAGAGGTGCGGATCGGCTTCGCCACCGGCACTGACATCGCGACGAGCGCCCACAACTGGCAGTTCAAGGGGCGCGGCACCCCCGCTGCGACGGCCATCAACATCCCGCGTGGCAAGGTCACCGGCGGATCGAGCGCCATCAACGGCCAGGTGTTCCTGCGCGGCATCCCCGAGGACTACAACCTCTGGTCCCAGTGGGGCAACGACGAATGGAACTACGAGCGATGCTTCGACTCCTTCAAGAAGCTTGAGACCGATCTCGACTACGGCGAGACGGACATCCACGGCGGCAGCGGCCCGATCCGGGTGCGCCGCTTCAAGGAATCGGAATGGCACCCGGATCAGAAGGCGTTTCGTGACGCCTGCGTCGATGCCGGGTTCTCCTACGTCCCCGATCACATCGACCCGAACTCGACGGGCGTCGGGCCGATCCCGCTGAACAACCCTGACGGCATCCGCTGGAGCACGGCGGTCGGCTATCTGATGCCGAATCAGCACCGGCTCAACCTGACGATCCGGCACAGCTGCATGATCCAGAGGCTGCTGTTCGAGGGCAACCGCTGCGTGGGCGTCGAGGTTGAAAGTGGCGGCGAGCGCTTCAAGGTCTACGGCGAGGAGATCATCCTCAGCGCCGGCGCGATCGGCTCGCCCCAGATTCTGATGCTCTCTGGCGTCGGTCCGCGAGATCATCTGGCCGAGCTTGGCATCCCCGTCGTCCACGATCTGCCCGGCGTCGGCCAGAACCTGCGCGACCATCCGATGATCTTCGTGTCGTGGAAGGTCAAGCCGGACTACAAGCAGGATCCGTATGCGCCGCGCATCCAGTTGATGTTGCGCTGGACCTCCGAGGGCTCGCCGCTCTGGAATGACCTCATCATGTACATGTCGTCGTTCGCGTCCGAGCGGCCGGAGCGTGGCGGCGACCGCATGGTGCCCACGGGGATCCGCGTGCACCCAACGCTGAACCTGGCGATGAGCAAGGGTGAGCTGCGTTTGCAGTCCACGGACCCCAACGTCCAGCCGATCCTCGACTACCGCTACATGGAAGATGAGTTCGACCGCCGCCGCATGCGCGAGATGATCCGCACGGCTGCCCGGCTGTTCGAGCATCCGTCATTCGCCAACATCGTGTCCCGGCGCAACGAGCCGACCGACGCGGAGCTGGCCGACGACGACCTGCTTGACGCATTCATCGCCCGCGACATCACCACGGGGCAGCACACCTGCGGCACCTGCAAGATGGGGCCGGCGTCTGACCCGCTGGCCGTGGTCGATCAGTACGGCAAGGTGCATGGCCTCGAAGGTCTGCGGGTGGTGGACGCCTCGATCATGCCGGATGTCCCACGGGCCAACACCAACGTCACCTCGATGATGATCGGTGAGCACGTGGCGGACTTCATCCGGCAGGGAAAGTAG
- a CDS encoding mandelate racemase/muconate lactonizing enzyme family protein, with amino-acid sequence MRIVDVTTTHLHAPHLAPNLDATIRHPSPGRAALFVHIKTDDGLEGLGITEPNARTVIERSLKPLLIDQDPLCHEKLWDDMFWRVRGFGRKGVAFNAISAVDIALWDLKAKAFGVPLYRLLGPYTDTVPIYGSGGWTNYTEAELVKEQLSYVERGIPRVKMKVAKDFGKSEAEDVKRLAAVRKALGDDVEIYLDANGGYYAKQAIAMAKRFEQYNVGWFEEPVMADDIDGLAAISKATSIPVASGELEFSKYGFKELISRGGADIVQPDVGRVGGVTEWLKVAHMAHAFNLPVAPHAYQVIHLHLACATPNLKVVEYLSQTEEGDRIWYTEFPEPKDGMWSPYPDRPGLGLALDPTAVRLYSV; translated from the coding sequence ATGCGTATCGTCGACGTGACGACGACCCATCTGCACGCGCCCCACCTGGCCCCGAACCTGGATGCCACAATTCGGCATCCGTCGCCCGGGCGGGCAGCCCTGTTTGTCCACATCAAGACTGACGACGGTCTGGAAGGACTCGGCATCACCGAGCCGAACGCCCGCACCGTGATCGAGCGCTCGCTGAAGCCACTGCTGATCGACCAGGATCCGCTCTGCCACGAGAAGCTCTGGGACGACATGTTCTGGCGCGTGCGGGGCTTCGGGCGGAAGGGCGTCGCGTTCAACGCCATCTCGGCGGTGGATATCGCCCTCTGGGATCTGAAGGCGAAGGCGTTCGGGGTCCCACTCTACCGCCTGCTCGGCCCCTACACGGACACGGTGCCGATCTACGGCTCGGGCGGCTGGACGAACTACACCGAAGCCGAGCTTGTCAAAGAGCAGCTGAGTTACGTCGAGCGGGGCATCCCGCGCGTCAAGATGAAGGTGGCGAAAGACTTCGGCAAGTCGGAGGCCGAGGACGTGAAGCGGCTGGCGGCTGTCCGGAAAGCGCTCGGGGACGATGTCGAGATCTACCTCGACGCGAACGGCGGCTACTACGCGAAGCAGGCCATCGCGATGGCGAAGCGCTTCGAACAGTACAACGTCGGCTGGTTCGAGGAACCGGTCATGGCCGACGACATCGACGGGCTGGCCGCCATCAGCAAGGCGACCTCCATCCCGGTCGCGAGCGGCGAGCTTGAGTTCTCGAAGTACGGCTTCAAGGAGCTGATCAGTCGCGGCGGGGCCGACATCGTGCAGCCGGACGTGGGCCGGGTGGGCGGGGTGACCGAGTGGCTGAAGGTGGCGCACATGGCGCACGCGTTCAACCTGCCGGTCGCGCCCCACGCCTATCAGGTCATCCACTTGCACCTGGCCTGCGCCACGCCGAATCTGAAGGTGGTGGAGTACCTGAGCCAGACCGAGGAAGGCGACCGCATCTGGTACACCGAGTTCCCCGAGCCGAAGGACGGCATGTGGTCGCCGTACCCGGACCGCCCGGGCCTGGGGCTGGCGCTCGATCCGACAGCGGTGCGCCTGTACTCGGTCTGA